A stretch of DNA from Alicyclobacillus acidocaldarius subsp. acidocaldarius Tc-4-1:
AAGGTGACCACGGCGACCGACTGATGCCCCTGCTGCTTAAACCAATCGGCGAGTTGGCCCACGAGGCGCCGCCCGATGCCCCGCCCTTGCCATGAAGGACATACGTACAGCGTGTAAATCTCCGCATCCGCCTCGAAATCCGCCAAGCGATTCGGGCCACCGCTCGCAAATCCGACGACGTCCTCACCCGCAAGCGCCACCCAGAAAGCCTGCTTCGGATCTGACAGGCGCTTTCGAAATCGTTCGGCACTCATAGCTGGATCCATGCGAGCGAGAAACGAGGATGGCACGACACCGCGATACGCCTGACGCCACGTCTCCACGTGCACACGCCCCACGCCTTCGAGGTCCGCCGGGCGGGCGGCTCGAAAGGTGATCACGTCCATCTCCCAAGAGGACACCTCAGACCCGCCCCTCCTCTACGTCGCGAACGAAGCCCACGATGGCGCCGAAATACGCGCCGCTGTCGTCCCACATCGACATGTGGCTTCCGTTGGGACAGATGGCTGAACGCGCACGCGGGATCCGACGAGCCATCTCCTCGATGTCGGCAGGGTCCATCGTGTCGTAGCGAGCGCCAATGACGAGGGTCGGCACGCTGACCTGGCGGAGATGGGCCCAGCGGTCCCAGTCCTTGAAGTTGCCGGTCACCACAAATTCATTGGGTCCCTGCATGGTGTGGTATACCTGCTGGTTCATGTGCGCGAACGTCCGCACCACGGCGTCCGGCCACGGATCCAGGCGGCACAGGTGCTTTTTGTACAGGTGTTCAATCAGAAGCTCTTGGTAAGCCTCGGATTCGTAGTCTCCGCGCTGTTCGTGCGCCAACAGCTGTTCTTGAATCTCCTTCGGAAGCTGTTGGCGCAACCCCTGGATATATCGCACATACGAAGGAATGCTCGCCGTCATGTTCGAAATGATGAGCCCCTTCAACCCGTGCGGATGGGCGAGCGCGTATTCGAGTGCCAGCATGCCACCCCAGGACTGTCCCAACAGGTAGAAGTCCCCCAAACCGAGCGCACGTCGCACTTCTTCCACTTCACGGCGGAAGCGGTCGAGCGTCCATAGGGACGGATCGTCAGGTTGATCTGAAAAGTACGAGCCTAGTTGGTCGTAGAAGTATAGCTCGATCCCGGCCTTCGTGAGATATGGCTCGAAGATCTCGAAGTACTCGTGGCTCGCACCGGGCCCGCCGTGTAACAGAAGCATTCGAATGGGGCTCGTCCCCACTCTGCGCGTCCACACGTGGTGTCCCGTGGACAGCGTGATGATTCGCGTCTGCGCCTCCATGTTTTCTCCTCCGCTTCGTCACATGTCCTTCAAAACGGGCGGAACTTCCCGATAGCCTTTCGATTTGACGGCCCCAATCAGGATCCCGAGCGCCATCCAGCTCAAGCCGAAGATGAACGTGGTCCGATCAAATCCGAGCCACACATAACCGATGACCACAAAACCGCAGAGAGGAAACAACAAATACCTGAACACGTGCCGAAAACCCCGCTGCCGAATGGAAAAGTACACGAACACGGTTGCGTTCAACATTAGGAAAGCAGTCAGTGCGCCAAAGTTGACCAGCGTCGTGATGGTCTCTTGAGGCACGAGGCTTGCCACCAACAGCGAAATCACCGCGACCAACAGCGTCGCATTGACCGGCGTTTGGAATCTCGGACTTACACGGGAGAAGAACTTCGAAAAGGGCAGCAGATTGTCGCGGCCCATGGAATACAGAATTCGTGAGATGGCCGACTGCGCGGCCAGTGCATTCGCAATGCCTGACGCCACCGCGTTGACTAACAGGAGGACGACGTAGAGGAACGTGCCTCCCGCTTCTTTCGCAATTTGGAAGAACGCCATGTTCGGATTCAGGTCCGCGTAGTTCGGATGGACGAGCGCCGCCATGTACGTCTGTACAACAAACAGGAGGCCGATGATGACAAGCGACGCGATGGTGGCATTCCCCACCGTCTTCTCCGGTCGTTCCGTTTCCTCTGCCAAGGTGCTAATGGCGTCGAAGCCGAGGAAGCTTAACACCGCGATAGAAGCGGCGTTTTCGATGAACTTCAAGTTGAAGTGACCGGGTTGGTCAAACGGCTGAAACGAAAGATGCCCCGCTCCGTGACCCAGAACAAACACAAACCGCACGGAAGCGATGAGAAAGATGAGAAGACAGACGAGCTCAATCGCCAGAAGAATGAAGTTGGTTTTCGCCTGCAGCGTGATGCCCAGGACGTTGACTACGGTGTTGAAAAGGACGAAGAAAAGAAGCCATACGAAGGTAGGAACGCTCGGCACGAGCCCGTGAAGCCAACCCGCCGAGAACGCGTACAACAGGGACGGTGCGAGGAGGTAGTCCGCGAGGATCATCCATCCGGCGACGAAGCCGACGTGCGGATTCAGGCCTCGTTGCACATAAGAATACACGGATCCTGCGATGGGAAATTGGGCACTCATCTGCTTGTAACTGAGCGCGGTGAAGA
This window harbors:
- a CDS encoding APC family permease → MEAPGHRDPSTFGYRQELKRSLHLRDLIVYGMIFMVPIAPMAIYGYVAQQSFGMVPLVYIIGIVAMVFTALSYKQMSAQFPIAGSVYSYVQRGLNPHVGFVAGWMILADYLLAPSLLYAFSAGWLHGLVPSVPTFVWLLFFVLFNTVVNVLGITLQAKTNFILLAIELVCLLIFLIASVRFVFVLGHGAGHLSFQPFDQPGHFNLKFIENAASIAVLSFLGFDAISTLAEETERPEKTVGNATIASLVIIGLLFVVQTYMAALVHPNYADLNPNMAFFQIAKEAGGTFLYVVLLLVNAVASGIANALAAQSAISRILYSMGRDNLLPFSKFFSRVSPRFQTPVNATLLVAVISLLVASLVPQETITTLVNFGALTAFLMLNATVFVYFSIRQRGFRHVFRYLLFPLCGFVVIGYVWLGFDRTTFIFGLSWMALGILIGAVKSKGYREVPPVLKDM
- a CDS encoding proline iminopeptidase-family hydrolase, whose product is MEAQTRIITLSTGHHVWTRRVGTSPIRMLLLHGGPGASHEYFEIFEPYLTKAGIELYFYDQLGSYFSDQPDDPSLWTLDRFRREVEEVRRALGLGDFYLLGQSWGGMLALEYALAHPHGLKGLIISNMTASIPSYVRYIQGLRQQLPKEIQEQLLAHEQRGDYESEAYQELLIEHLYKKHLCRLDPWPDAVVRTFAHMNQQVYHTMQGPNEFVVTGNFKDWDRWAHLRQVSVPTLVIGARYDTMDPADIEEMARRIPRARSAICPNGSHMSMWDDSGAYFGAIVGFVRDVEEGRV
- a CDS encoding GNAT family N-acetyltransferase, with product MSSWEMDVITFRAARPADLEGVGRVHVETWRQAYRGVVPSSFLARMDPAMSAERFRKRLSDPKQAFWVALAGEDVVGFASGGPNRLADFEADAEIYTLYVCPSWQGRGIGRRLVGQLADWFKQQGHQSVAVVTFRANPWRRFYERLGGRIAGEKTFEVDGVALPEVVYCWSDVEELRERAKRGALRGEIDSCVPLGPCGRSRGNSG